A stretch of Coregonus clupeaformis isolate EN_2021a unplaced genomic scaffold, ASM2061545v1 scaf0615, whole genome shotgun sequence DNA encodes these proteins:
- the LOC121536010 gene encoding endothelin receptor type B translates to MGNPYIICPSPESKRGMCSIMGAPIVHVLVLMALMAVLPGPGMCQINSTTDEGEEGLVLHNTHITLQPLGFHSTSSPFLEHGSPISTRGHQGPQWPKVGAGSGATNITKIRAPPPCTIATSIQGYFKYINTVISIIVFVVGIVGNATLLRIIYQNKCMRNGPNALIASLALGDLIYITIDIPINVYKLLATRFPFDDSSFGLCLCKLVPFLQKASVGITVLNLCALSVDRYRAVASWSRVQGVGIPLRTAMEIVSIWVLSLVLAVPEAIGFDMVKFDYRNETIRTCMLNPKSDFMMYYKDIKDWWLFGFYFCVPLMCTAVFYTLMTCEMLNHRNGSLRIALSEHLKQRREVAKAVFCLVLIFALCWFPLHLSRILKKMVYNPRDIGRCDLLNFLLVLDYLSINLATVNSCINPIILYFVSKKFKNCFKSCLCCWCHSDATVTSTGQNGNGTSIQCKSPEPANLHTDRSLRKDSD, encoded by the exons ATGGGAAACCCCTATATTATCTGTCCATCTCCTGAGTCAAAGCGTGGAATGTGTTCTATAATGGGAGCCCCAATCGTACATGTGTTGGTGCTAATGGCCCTCATGGCCGTCCTGCCTGGCCCTGGAATGTGTCAGATAAACAGCACCACAGACGAGGGGGAGGAGGGCCTGGTCCTCCACAACACCCACATCACCCTCCAACCCCTGGGCTTCCACAGCACCAGCAGCCCTTTCCTGGAGCATGGGAGCCCCATCTCCACCAGGGGCCATCAGGGGCCCCAATGGCCCAAGGTCGGAGCTGGATCTGGGGCCACAAACATCACCAAGATAAGGGCCCCTCCACCATGCACCATCGCCACTTCCATTCAAGGCTATTTCAAGTACATCAACACAGTGATTTCTATCATAGTGTTTGTGGTGGGCATAGTGGGCAATGCCACACTGTTGAGAATTATCTACCAGAATAAGTGCATGAGGAACGGGCCAAATGCCCTCATCGCCAGCCTGGCGCTGGGAGacctcatctacatcaccataGATATACCCATCAACGTCTACAAG cTCCTTGCCACCCGGTTCCCCTTCGATGACAGTTCCTTTGGGCTGTGTCTGTGTAAGCTGGTGCCATTCCTGCAGAAGGCCTCTGTGGGCATCACTGTCCTCAACCTCTGTGCCCTAAGCGTCGACAG GTACCGTGCAGTGGCATCGTGGAGCAGGGTCCAGGGAGTAGGCATTCCTCTACGGACGGCCATGGAGATCGTGTCCATCTGGGTGCTGTCCCTGGTCCTGGCCGTCCCAGAGGCCATAGGCTTCGACATGGTTAAATTCGACTACAGGAACGAGACCATACGGACATGCATGCTCAACCCCAAGTCTGACTTCATGATG TACTATAAGGACATCAAGGACTGGTGGTTGTTTGGGTTCTACTTCTGCGTTCCTCTGATGTGTACGGCCGTGTTCTACACTCTGATGACCTGTGAGATGCTCAACCACAGGAACGGCAGCCTCCGCATCGCCCTCAGTGAACACCtcaaacag AGACGGGAAGTGGCCAAAGCGGTGTTCTGCCTGGTCCTGATCTTCGCTCTGTGCTGGTTCCCCCTGCACCTCAGCAGGATCCTCAAGAAGATGGTCTACAACCCGAGAGACATCGGACGCTGTGACCTGCTCAA TTTCCTGTTGGTCTTGGATTACCTGAGCATCAACCTAGCCACAGTCAACTCCTGTATAAACCCCATCATCCTCTACTTCGTCAGTAAGAAGTTCAAAAACTGCTTCAAG TCCTGCCTGTGTTGTTGGTGCCACTCGGATGCCACGGTGACCAGCACGGGACAAAACGGGAACGGGACCAGCATCCAGTGCAAGAGCCCCGAGCCCGCCAACCTCCACACGGACCGCAGCCTCCGCAAGGACAGCGACTGA